The genomic interval CAAAAGGTGGGTGCATTTTTCAGGGATTTGATCACTATCTTGAACACAGTTGATGATTTGTGTGGAGCCGGGCAGTGCATTGATAATAGCGCCGATTTGAACTTTGGCTTTTTTGTCTAAGCCCTCGAAAATACCATCGAGAATAAGGATTTGCGGATTCCGCACTAAGGCACGCAGGATATGCGCTTTACGCATTTCTCCGTTCGAGATGAATTTAATGCCTGTTTCGAGAAAATTATCAAGTTTGAATTGCGTGATTAAATCTTGGTCGAGTTCATAGCGATCTTCGCAAATGAATTCTTTTACTGAGCGACCTTTATCAAAGCCACCCTCGATGAATTCGGAGTCGTCATTCCAAGCTTCATAATCGAGACTTTCTTGGACAGCAGAGAAGGAAACTTCCTGGATTTTCTCGGGATTAATGAAAAATTCAATTTCCTTTCCTTGGTACCTTTGTGTGAGCAGTCCAACGAGTAGAGATTTTCCTGAACCATTGGGCCCAATAATTGTCCAATGTTCATGAGTTTTCAGTTCCCAGGAAAAGTTTTCTAGGAGGCGTTTTTGACGGAGTACAAGTTGAGCGTTTTCTAATTTTATTAAACAGCTTTTAATATTTGTCATGGTTGTCTTTAAACAATTGGGCTAGCTTAGCCGCCTCCTCTCTATAGTGTTGCACATTATCCCAAGCTAATTCTGGATGAATGACTTCATTTGGAACACCTTCGATAGCATTAGGGACTTCAAGACCAAATGATTGATCAGTAAAGTAACCGTTTTTTTCAATTGAACCATCTAAAACTGCGTCAATGATTTTTCGAGTTAAGGGCAAACTAATTCTTTCACCAACTCCATAAGGTCCGCCAATCCAGCCTGTGTTCACTAAGTAGACACGAGACTCATGTTGATCAATTTTTTTACCTAAAATTTCGGCGTAACGACGAGGGTGTAGAGTGAGAAAGGGTCCACCAAAACATGGAGAAAAATCGGGACGAGGTTCGGTAACGCCCAACTCGGTTCCCGCAACTTTAGCCGTATAGCCTAAGATGAAGTACTCCATCGCCTGTTCTCGATTTAAACGTGAGATAGGAGGCACAACGCCAAAGGCATCGCAACAAAGATAAATAATGACTTCGGGGTGGTTGCCACGGCTCACAGGAGAAACGCGATTATCGATGTGTTCGATGGGGTAGGAGACACGCGTGTTTTTTGTTTTGGAATCATCATCAAAGTCAATACTTTTGTCTTCTCGAATAACCACATTCTCTAAAAGGGCATTTTCTTGAATGGCGCCATAGATATCGGGTTCAAATTCTGGATTGAGGCGAATTGTTTTGGCGTAACAGCCACCTTCGAAGTTGAAAACGCCTTCATCATCCCAGCCGTGCTCATCATCACCAATGAGTTCGCGTTTGGGGTCAGTCGATAAAGTGGTTTTTCCTGTGCCTGAAAGACCGAAGAAGAGGGCGGTGTGGCCTTCTTTGTCCATGTTGGCTGAGCAATGCATGGAGAGGACACCTTTTTGAGGGAGCAGGTAATGCATGACAGAGAATATACCTTTTTTCATTTCCCCGCCATACCAAGTTCCTCCAATGATGGCCATTTTCTCTTCGATGTTAAAAATGACAAATACAGGAGAGTTTAAGCCGAGCTCTTCGTAGTCATCTGCCGTGATCTTACAGGCATTAATAATGGTGAATTCTGGCGTAAAATTCTGGAGTTCGTCATCACTGGGACGAATGAACATATTTTTACAGAAATGTGATTGCCACGCAATTTCGGAAATGATTCTAACTGATAGGCGGTTGCTATTATCCACGGCGCCTGCAAAACAATCTGTGAGGTAAATGTCTTTGTTCTCGTAGTGTTCCAGGGCACGTTTTTTTAGCGTATCCCATGTGCTTAGTGGGACTTCTTGGTTGACGGGCCCCACCCATAAATCATCCGTGGGAGTAAAGAATTTATCCTTAGGCGAGCGTCCCGTGAATTTACCTGTGTCAACGGTGTAGGCACCAAGCGTAGTGACCTCACCTTCGTGATTGTTGATTTCGTGTTCACGGAGCTCTTGATAAGAGAGGTTTCGATAGATGTTTTTGGGTTCAAAACCCAATTCGATTTGCATGACAGTCTCCTTGTTTGCAGGCTAATCAAACTTATGAGTTGAGTCTTATAAAAACAAGGCTAATTATGCTACTTAGAGTAAAAAGTATAATTTTTGCTTTTTTATCGAATAATATTGGGTGTTGAGAATAATTATAAGGGCGTAAACAATGAAATATTTTTTAATAAAAGTTGCTATGGCGGCATCAATAATTACAATGATCTCAATATTGATGAGTTGTAATTCAAGTTGTGGTGGTTGTTCAAAGTCTTGTAGTCAATCAGTGGTGAAAACTAACTCAGTAGAGAATCAGTAAGAACCACTCACTATGGACAAAAAGAAGGCTGAATCAAAATGATTCAGCCTTCTTTTTTTGCGAGTGGTGAGTTTACTTGATTAGTTCGCGCGTGAAGTCAAGAGACTTTTTAGCGAGGTCAAGTTTGTCGCCGAAGAGTGGACGCCAACGGTTTGCGCCTTCACGAAGACCTTCAACATCATCGGCAAAAGCTTCGATCACAATATTGCCATCATAGTTTTTGAGTGATTTGACTGCTTTCTTTGTCGCTTCCCAATCCACTAAACCTTCACCAAGAATACCACGGTGGCTCTCGGAGAAGTGCAGGTGATTAAAGAAAGAACCACTTTCGTCAAAGGCACCTTGGATAGAGTATTCTTCGATGTGAGCATGGTGAGTGTCGTAAAGAATTCCAATATTAGGTTCATCTACAAGTTTACAGTAATCCATCGAGTCTTTGGCACAGTTGAGAAGAATGATTTCGAAACGGTTGAGGAATTCTACACCAATGTGAACGCCTTTTGGAGCAGCATATTGGCAGGCTTCTTTCAGTAAAGAGGCAGAACGTTTGAATGATTCTTCCATCGAATCCTCAAGTTCAAATTGCTTATGAGCCGCATAGACTGGACCAATCAAAGTTTTTGAACCGAGGATTTCAGCTTTATCAATATTATCTTTGAGTTTCGCTAAACCTTTGGCGCGAACTTCAGGGTCGCTAGACATGGGATCTTCATCAGGAGCCACAAAAGTTGATGCAGAAGCCATGAGGCCAAGGCGATCAAGTTCAGCTTTCATTTTGCGATAATGATCATAGTCGCCATCCATCACGGGGATTTCGACGCCATCATAACCCATGTTTTTTAATTCTTCGAAAAGGTAAAATTGATCTTCGCTGACAAAAGTTGTCCAGAGAAGAAAATTGAGTGAGACTTTCATTTGAGTCCTTACTTGATTAAGAAATTATTTAAGTTAACAACAATGTATTCGTGTTTGTGAATGAATATTGCGCTATTTACACAAAAAAACCGACCCTAAGGCCGGTTCGCAACAAAAAAGTTAAATTATTTTACCATATAGTTAACGGCGTCTTTGAGAAGACCTTGGAATTCAGCTTGGTTCCATTCGCCGATATCGTGACCGAGAGAAAGACCGATAACTTTACTTTTCCCTTGGGGAACTTCCCACATGACGATCGCTTTAGCTTCTTTTTTTCCTTGTTTTTGAATGCCATTGAGAAGAGGCTTTACCTCTTTAGTCACGTAAAAGTTATTGTAGAGTTCGGCTTTAGTTGTCGTGTAGCCCTCTGCTTTAAGTGATTTAGTGGCATCGTGATCGCAGCATTTTTCTACTTTAATGGGAGCTTTAGGGCCGTGCTTAGTAGATGCTACACCAGTGAAGTCACCCCAAATTGGGAATTCTTTACCTGGGTGAGCTTTTTCCCATTTTTCTTTAAGACCATTTTTAATCGTCGCCTTGCCTTGTTCTTTGCCTTTGAAAGTCGCCCAAAAACTATGCATTGAACAGTGAATAACCATAGCCGGCACACCTTTCTCTCTAGTTTGAGCAATGACATTGGCGGCAGCTTCTAAGTCTTCGGATTTTGCAAAGCAGAAGTTGTAAACGACTGCATCATAACCTTCAGTGAGTTTTGGGTCGCGCAGTTTAAGGATTTGTGGATCGTGATCACCTGTTGAAACCGAGAGTTCCCATCCAGCTTCTTTAGCAACTTTGATAAAAACCTCTTTTTGAGGCGCATATTTATGCCATCTGCCCGGCTCATGAGTGAAATAAAGGATTTTCTTTGCATCAGCAAGAGTTGAGATGCTCATAAGAGCGAGGGCGAGTAGGATATATTTTTTCATGGGTTCTCCATAGGGGGTTATTAAATTGTTTTCAAAACTGTACTAGTGCTAACGAAAACAATCTCAACACATGGAGATGACATTTTTTGATTTTTTTTAGGTCACACCATAAGCAAGCATGGTGTCGGCTATTTTTGAGAAGGCGGCAATATTGGCACCTTTGACATAATCAGTGTAATCATCTGTTTCACCATATCGCACACATTTTCGATGAATGTTTTGCATGATCCCCAATAGTTTTTGATCCACTTCCTCGGCACTCCAGTGAATACGCATCGAGTTTTGAGTCATTTCTAAGCCGGAAACTGCGACGCCACCTGCATTCGCAGCTTTGCCTGGAACAAAGATGACTTTC from Lentisphaera araneosa HTCC2155 carries:
- a CDS encoding sugar phosphate isomerase/epimerase family protein, translating into MKVSLNFLLWTTFVSEDQFYLFEELKNMGYDGVEIPVMDGDYDHYRKMKAELDRLGLMASASTFVAPDEDPMSSDPEVRAKGLAKLKDNIDKAEILGSKTLIGPVYAAHKQFELEDSMEESFKRSASLLKEACQYAAPKGVHIGVEFLNRFEIILLNCAKDSMDYCKLVDEPNIGILYDTHHAHIEEYSIQGAFDESGSFFNHLHFSESHRGILGEGLVDWEATKKAVKSLKNYDGNIVIEAFADDVEGLREGANRWRPLFGDKLDLAKKSLDFTRELIK
- a CDS encoding ThuA domain-containing protein codes for the protein MKKYILLALALMSISTLADAKKILYFTHEPGRWHKYAPQKEVFIKVAKEAGWELSVSTGDHDPQILKLRDPKLTEGYDAVVYNFCFAKSEDLEAAANVIAQTREKGVPAMVIHCSMHSFWATFKGKEQGKATIKNGLKEKWEKAHPGKEFPIWGDFTGVASTKHGPKAPIKVEKCCDHDATKSLKAEGYTTTKAELYNNFYVTKEVKPLLNGIQKQGKKEAKAIVMWEVPQGKSKVIGLSLGHDIGEWNQAEFQGLLKDAVNYMVK
- the pckA gene encoding phosphoenolpyruvate carboxykinase (ATP), with protein sequence MQIELGFEPKNIYRNLSYQELREHEINNHEGEVTTLGAYTVDTGKFTGRSPKDKFFTPTDDLWVGPVNQEVPLSTWDTLKKRALEHYENKDIYLTDCFAGAVDNSNRLSVRIISEIAWQSHFCKNMFIRPSDDELQNFTPEFTIINACKITADDYEELGLNSPVFVIFNIEEKMAIIGGTWYGGEMKKGIFSVMHYLLPQKGVLSMHCSANMDKEGHTALFFGLSGTGKTTLSTDPKRELIGDDEHGWDDEGVFNFEGGCYAKTIRLNPEFEPDIYGAIQENALLENVVIREDKSIDFDDDSKTKNTRVSYPIEHIDNRVSPVSRGNHPEVIIYLCCDAFGVVPPISRLNREQAMEYFILGYTAKVAGTELGVTEPRPDFSPCFGGPFLTLHPRRYAEILGKKIDQHESRVYLVNTGWIGGPYGVGERISLPLTRKIIDAVLDGSIEKNGYFTDQSFGLEVPNAIEGVPNEVIHPELAWDNVQHYREEAAKLAQLFKDNHDKY